Proteins encoded within one genomic window of Balneolaceae bacterium:
- a CDS encoding 50S ribosomal protein L25, with translation MNQPELYELEGEKRELGSKVSESLRENLRIPAVLYGPKVEENVHFSISEVDLEKILSVSQTKLQTLTVDGEEYKTLLKNVEFDPVTDRALHADFYVLDDETPVKLNVPVRLNGIAIGVRDGGGRVFQPMRIVRIKVLPDMIPAMFELDITDLEIGDSLHVSELDMEGIDPLDDPRRTIVTIAPPKSESLFTTSLVSEEEELEEGEELEEGEELAEGEEEVEGEGEAGEESEGKEE, from the coding sequence ATGAATCAACCAGAATTATACGAACTCGAAGGTGAAAAAAGAGAGCTGGGAAGTAAAGTCTCCGAGTCTCTTCGAGAAAATTTGAGAATACCTGCGGTTCTATACGGACCCAAAGTTGAAGAGAATGTTCACTTTTCCATTAGTGAAGTTGACCTTGAGAAAATACTGTCGGTGAGCCAAACCAAATTGCAGACTCTCACGGTGGATGGAGAAGAGTATAAAACTCTCTTAAAAAATGTTGAATTTGATCCCGTTACAGACCGTGCATTGCACGCCGATTTCTATGTGCTGGATGATGAAACACCTGTAAAACTGAACGTTCCTGTTCGCTTGAATGGTATTGCGATTGGGGTTCGGGACGGCGGTGGCCGTGTGTTCCAGCCAATGAGAATTGTTCGAATTAAAGTATTGCCGGATATGATTCCCGCAATGTTTGAACTCGATATCACCGATCTGGAAATTGGCGATTCTCTTCATGTAAGCGAATTGGATATGGAAGGAATTGATCCGCTGGATGATCCGAGACGAACAATTGTAACAATTGCGCCTCCAAAATCCGAGTCATTGTTTACTACCTCACTTGTTTCAGAAGAAGAAGAGCTGGAAGAAGGCGAAGAACTGGAAGAAGGCGAAGAGCTTGCTGAAGGTGAAGAAGAAGTAGAAGGCGAAGGCGAGGCCGGCGAAGAGAGCGAAGGCAAAGAAGAATAA
- the pth gene encoding aminoacyl-tRNA hydrolase encodes MALIVGLGNPGQEYKGTRHNVGFELIDKLSEKLTITLKQGNGLFFLGEGQFKGQKVTLLKPTTYMNHSGKAVSKAIAVTGYSPADCMVCYDDIHLEAGRIKLKPSGSAGGHNGMKDIIERLQSRDFPRLRIGIGNDFNRGRQSDYVLSPFSSSQRKLIDESLEVASDAILMFLRGGIEQAMNEYN; translated from the coding sequence ATGGCACTGATTGTTGGCCTGGGAAATCCCGGACAGGAATACAAAGGTACGCGCCATAATGTAGGCTTTGAACTGATTGACAAACTTTCTGAGAAACTGACCATTACTCTTAAACAGGGTAATGGTCTTTTCTTTTTGGGCGAGGGGCAATTTAAGGGACAAAAAGTAACCCTTCTGAAACCAACCACATATATGAATCATAGCGGGAAAGCTGTATCTAAAGCTATTGCAGTTACCGGATATTCTCCTGCAGATTGTATGGTTTGCTATGATGATATCCATTTGGAAGCGGGAAGAATAAAACTAAAACCCTCCGGGAGTGCAGGCGGCCACAATGGAATGAAAGATATTATTGAACGACTGCAATCACGAGATTTTCCGCGCCTGAGAATTGGGATTGGCAATGATTTTAATCGCGGGAGACAATCCGATTATGTATTGTCTCCATTCTCATCATCGCAGAGAAAATTGATAGATGAATCATTGGAGGTTGCTTCCGATGCAATTTTAATGTTTCTTCGTGGTGGTATTGAACAAGCAATGAACGAATATAACTGA